One region of Micromonospora lupini genomic DNA includes:
- a CDS encoding DNA-3-methyladenine glycosylase, translating to MELAPDDGSADADREALASLLTGPLLPAARGLLGCRLSAGEVTVRITEVEAYAGTAGDPASHAHRGRTARNAVMFGPAGHGYVYFTYGMHWCMNVVTGIEGEAAAVLLRAGAVVEGLDTARARRPAVRRDVDLARGPARLCATLGIDRAVYGAYLLGDGPVRLRPPVRQVPDETVVAGPRVGVTGAHDLPWRFWLDGDPTVSAYRRHVPRVRR from the coding sequence ATGGAACTCGCGCCGGACGACGGCAGCGCCGACGCCGACCGGGAGGCGCTGGCGAGCCTGCTCACCGGTCCACTGCTGCCAGCCGCGCGGGGCCTGCTGGGTTGTCGGCTGTCCGCCGGCGAGGTCACCGTCCGGATCACCGAGGTCGAGGCGTACGCCGGCACGGCCGGTGACCCGGCCTCGCACGCGCACCGCGGCCGCACCGCGCGCAACGCTGTGATGTTCGGCCCCGCCGGGCACGGCTACGTCTACTTCACCTACGGCATGCACTGGTGCATGAACGTGGTCACCGGCATCGAAGGGGAGGCCGCCGCCGTGCTGCTGCGCGCCGGTGCGGTGGTCGAGGGCCTGGACACCGCGCGGGCTCGCCGGCCGGCGGTGCGGCGGGACGTGGACCTGGCCCGGGGGCCGGCCCGGCTCTGCGCCACGCTCGGCATCGACCGCGCGGTGTACGGCGCGTACCTGCTCGGCGACGGCCCGGTCCGGTTGCGCCCGCCGGTGCGGCAGGTGCCGGACGAGACGGTGGTGGCGGGGCCCCGGGTCGGCGTGACCGGCGCGCACGATCTGCCGTGGCGGTTCTGGCTGGACGGCGATCCGACGGTCAGCGCGTACCGGCGGCACGTGCCCCGCGTCCGCCGCTGA
- a CDS encoding DNA-binding protein encodes MTTEELFTAPDPARARAHRTHEALQRISERHAGSDARRGRWAHPYVLDPWEAVALVTALAAGGAEREPTEEPVDAADLTAALTLLPHVRAELDALEAGLLTLARDRGLTWQSIAYGLGLGSAQAARQRYERVAARSSEQTP; translated from the coding sequence ATGACGACCGAGGAGCTGTTCACCGCCCCCGACCCGGCCCGCGCTCGCGCCCACCGCACCCACGAGGCGCTGCAACGGATCAGCGAGCGGCACGCCGGCTCCGACGCCCGGCGGGGACGCTGGGCCCACCCGTACGTGCTGGACCCGTGGGAGGCGGTGGCCCTGGTCACCGCCCTCGCCGCAGGTGGCGCCGAGCGGGAGCCCACCGAGGAGCCGGTGGACGCCGCCGACCTCACCGCCGCGCTGACCCTGCTGCCGCACGTCCGCGCCGAGCTGGACGCCCTGGAGGCGGGGCTGCTGACGCTCGCCCGCGACCGGGGGCTGACCTGGCAGTCCATCGCGTACGGGCTGGGGCTGGGCAGCGCGCAGGCCGCCCGGCAGCGCTACGAGCGGGTCGCGGCCCGCTCGTCCGAGCAGACCCCCTGA